Genomic window (Gasterosteus aculeatus chromosome 13, fGasAcu3.hap1.1, whole genome shotgun sequence):
caccGTATATTTATTAAATCTTTATTTGCTCTTTAATTTAGATGCTCTGAGTCCCATCTTGTGTGTATGCGCATGTGAAGAAAACGCCGGCGACCCTTGGGAGGATGGCTCGGAGCTCGCTAGCAGCACTTCTTCTTTCGTTTACTGTTCCGGGTGAGTTTGACCACGTCgttctgttgctgctgctgctgcttggcgAGCACCTCCTTCTTGGCTCTCAGGACCAGCTCCGTGATGCAGTTGAacatctgcaggaggagaacagaCCGACATTGCGTGGTGAGAGCAGCGACAACACGGTAGGGAGGGAGAAGTCTGTTCTCGACAGTTTCGGCATTCTTCTTTTAACCAAGGAAGCGGGCGGTTTCCTTTCTGTTGCGTCATGTCTTGTTTTTCCATGTTAAGTGCCTTTGAGCACCTTTTGCAGCACTATGCACTTATTAATAATAGGAATTATTATTAGAGCTTGGTAGATTTTGTCCACTAAGACTTTTCTAATTGAatttttaatgctttttcaCGTTGAATAACGTATTTATAATAACCTCGTCATCCCCTCTGGTGAACACACGATTTACTTAGTTTTACAGATCCTGCGATTAAATAAACTAATCgatttgtttttccaaaattgtgtgtgttagtcAACTAAGAACATTGATTGAGGCCCTACTGAGCTCAATGCCACTTGTCCCCTCAATATGAAGCTCAAGTcaggctagttagcttagcttacgATAAGGACTGAAGCTAACGGTGAAAACAGCTCCTTCCAAAAAGGTGTAAAAAGAATCAAAATCAAATCTGCTTATTATTACTTGTTTGTTCAAAAGGTCCATTTTGTAGGAGTTTGCTGGATTTATTGATCAAATAAACCCGCTTGGGTGAATTTTGTCAAGAGGGACAAGTGCGTTTAATGGGAGAGAACCCGGTCATTTAGCAGCGTGTGGTCCATGTACCGGGACCGGCCCGGTGGTCGGGGACCCGTGCGTTAGGGAGCCGTCTGTACAACACGCCACACGGACCAGCGGGACATGCGGAGCATTGAGACATTCTTGCTGACTcgtggcctcagctgagctgctCTGCATGCCGGGGCGCGAGGGACGCGGCGTCGGCCAGCGGACCAACAAACGGTGAGCTACCTCTTCGACGTTGATGTTCTCTTTGGCGCTCGTCTCAAACAGGTTGATTCCCATCTGCTCGGCGAACTTCTGCGCGTCGGTCGTCTCGACCACCTTGGAGTTGGGGTCGTCGTTTTTGTTTCCcactgaaaagagaaaacattgCCACGGTGATGTAACAGGAGTTGGAAACAATTATACAACACATGCAAatgaagaatgaaaaacaaagagctATACTGGAGGtgcatttttagaaaaaaagaagaaccaaAATGTGCACACTGACCTAATATTCGGCACACGTCGTCACAGTTCTGGTTGATTTCGTGTAGCCATCGTTTGACGTTGACGAAGGACTCCGCACTCGTGACGTCGTAGACCACAATGACGCCATGCGTCCCCCTGTAGTATCTGAacatgcagagagagacacaggcaGTGTTTGACGTTAGCTCGCGCGGCAAGTCTCAGAGCTTCCAGAGGCACACGGTGGATGTTTCATATGAAAACCTGCAGGCAATCAGAAAGTTACAGCTGCACTcgccaaacacacaaagaccccTTTGTCAGAACTACTGTGTGGGTCAGTGTTGCTGCCTGGTGGGACAGTGCGTTTGTGAGGGGGCGGGTGGTGGTACAgtgttgtctctctctcccccccaaaTGTCCAGCAGTAATGATCAATCAGACAGCAGCGATGGagccgcttgtgtgtgtgactacaGAACCATAAACTAGCACACACAGCAGGCGTGTGGGGCCCAACCTGCAGTAAAACTCCACACAAACAGGATGCGATCCAGTAAGAGAAGCTGAATCCCAACTGGAACTATTCTTCTCAGCCCTGCGGACGGCGTCTTTAGCCTCAACGTTTGGTTTTTAAGGCGTGCGACCCCACTGCTTTCATTCACTCTCACCTGCGTTTTCACAAACAACTGTTCTCTACCTGCTCGGCACCAAACTGTAACGGTTAGTGTCAAGCTGGTGAATATAGCGGAGAATTTAGCAGCTAAAAATATTTGTCTCTGCTGCCGCCaagttgtgaaaaaaaaatgtgttgatgCAGAGTTAAATTTAgattaaaagttttaaaatacCATATTAGGAGAAatagtgtgttgtgttgtttcgAATTCACAAGAGACCACGCAGATGCTTTTATTACTAACTTACTAACTACTAACTTCTGTTGCAATGTAACTTCAAAGTTATGTTCGcatgaaaaaaatacacaaataaatcaattgTTCTAAAGGATTCAACTACTACTTCATCCTGCCTATTAATCCAGTTCTATCCATTGGTGCAGGGCTGTTA
Coding sequences:
- the LOC120830347 gene encoding ras-related protein Rab-35, with the protein product MARDYDYLFKLLIIGDSGVGKSSLLLRFADNTFSGSYITTIGVDFKIRTVEINGEKVKLQIWDTAGQERFRTITSTYYRGTHGVIVVYDVTSAESFVNVKRWLHEINQNCDDVCRILVGNKNDDPNSKVVETTDAQKFAEQMGINLFETSAKENINVEEMFNCITELVLRAKKEVLAKQQQQQQNDVVKLTRNSKRKKKCC